The Bryobacteraceae bacterium genome includes a window with the following:
- the prmC gene encoding release factor glutamine methyltransferase, which produces MNLRTALRQGSEILAAAGTPEPRLTAEVLLCHALRRGRSYLYSHPEHELTTIEWIHYGRYLHERLQGKPLQHITRRQEFYGREFEVSPAVLIPRPETEHVVEQALRAAPDARRVLDLCTGSGNLAVTLALELNAWAAATDISMEALQVARRNVRRHAARVDLVQCDLASAISARFDLIVANPPYIPLHEIPSLQREVRDHEPHIALAGGETGVEYYRRIVPEAERLLKPGGWLIVEIGYQGEPGVRAAFTAAWSNLATEYDLAGWPRVVRARFTP; this is translated from the coding sequence ATGAATCTGCGGACGGCGCTCCGGCAAGGGTCTGAGATCCTCGCCGCGGCTGGCACCCCCGAGCCACGGCTCACCGCCGAAGTCCTCCTCTGCCACGCTCTCCGGCGCGGGCGCAGCTATCTTTACTCGCATCCGGAGCACGAACTGACGACCATCGAGTGGATCCACTACGGGCGTTACCTGCACGAGCGGCTCCAGGGCAAACCGCTCCAGCACATTACGCGCCGGCAGGAGTTCTATGGCCGCGAGTTCGAGGTTTCGCCCGCCGTCCTGATTCCCCGCCCCGAAACGGAGCACGTGGTGGAACAGGCGCTCCGTGCCGCCCCGGACGCCCGCCGGGTGCTCGATCTGTGCACGGGCTCGGGCAATCTCGCCGTCACGCTCGCTCTGGAATTGAACGCCTGGGCGGCTGCCACCGACATCAGCATGGAAGCCCTGCAGGTGGCCCGGCGCAACGTGCGGCGTCATGCCGCGCGCGTCGATCTCGTGCAGTGCGACCTCGCGTCCGCCATCTCGGCGCGCTTCGATCTGATCGTCGCCAACCCGCCCTACATTCCATTGCATGAAATCCCTTCGTTGCAACGCGAAGTGCGCGATCACGAGCCGCACATCGCCCTGGCCGGCGGCGAGACAGGCGTCGAATACTACCGCCGCATCGTGCCTGAAGCCGAACGGCTGCTCAAGCCCGGCGGCTGGCTGATCGTTGAAATCGGCTATCAGGGCGAGCCGGGCGTGCGCGCCGCTTTCACCGCGGCCTGGTCCAATCTCGCCACGGAGTATGATCTGGCTGGATGGCCGCGCGTCGTCCGCGCGCGTTTCACGCCGTGA
- a CDS encoding dipeptidyl-peptidase, translating into MKPTRLLLAALLAIGLTWADEGLWLFNAIPEAQLASKYRFKPSKELLDHLRLSSVRFGGGSGSFVSPNGLIFTNHHVASRCIQNVSTKENNYMRDGFYADTPEKELKCPGLEVQVLLEIEDVTERVNKAVTAPPSDPKAAAQRQAAMNTIEKECMDRHGGACTVVTLYSGALYHLYRYKKYTDVRLVFAPEEALGFFGGDPDNFTYPRFCLDITFLRAYEDGKPASTPHYLKWSGSGPREGELALVSGHPGSTDRFITLAQLEFLRDVSYPRTLRNLSAIIQALKDYGSKSEENHRVARDKLFGAENSFKVRDGELKGMREPWLMEAKRRSEEQFRAAVAANAKAKDELGDAFEQVAAAYGKWRPRSAEYLLESGAALCDMFSYARNLYRLAEERAKPNAERLREYSDAALPSLELRLFAQTPITPDLEALMLQKWFELLSAELGASHPVVRQILDGRTAAEAARGYVFSSKLNDVNERKRLAADPAAVRKSDDGMIRLVRMIDPAARAIRKVFDEEFDPVLRDASSRIARARFTLYGTSVYPDATGSLRLSFGAVQGYRNAQGQPVRWATDFDGLYRRATGEAPYRLPAKWLERKSALKLKTPFNFVSTADIIGGNSGSPTVNTRGEVIGIVFDSNYEAMHNRFVYGMDRGERCVHVASNGIIEALRAVYGATRVLEELGFAKTAK; encoded by the coding sequence ATGAAACCAACCAGGTTGTTGCTTGCCGCGCTGCTCGCCATCGGCCTGACCTGGGCCGACGAAGGGCTGTGGCTGTTCAATGCGATTCCGGAAGCGCAGCTCGCTTCGAAGTACCGATTCAAACCGTCCAAAGAATTGCTGGACCATCTGCGGCTGTCCTCGGTCCGCTTCGGCGGGGGTTCCGGTTCGTTCGTTTCGCCAAACGGGCTGATCTTCACCAACCATCACGTGGCGTCGCGCTGCATCCAGAACGTCAGCACGAAAGAGAACAACTACATGCGCGACGGCTTCTACGCCGACACGCCGGAGAAGGAGCTGAAGTGCCCGGGGCTGGAAGTGCAGGTGCTGCTCGAAATCGAGGATGTGACGGAGCGCGTGAACAAGGCTGTCACCGCGCCGCCTTCCGACCCGAAGGCAGCCGCGCAGCGGCAGGCGGCGATGAACACCATCGAGAAAGAGTGCATGGACCGGCACGGCGGCGCGTGCACGGTGGTAACGCTGTACTCCGGGGCGCTCTACCATCTCTACCGCTACAAGAAATACACGGACGTGCGGCTGGTGTTCGCGCCGGAAGAGGCGCTCGGTTTCTTCGGGGGAGACCCGGATAATTTCACATATCCGCGTTTCTGTCTGGACATCACGTTTCTGCGGGCCTATGAAGACGGCAAGCCGGCTTCGACGCCCCATTACCTGAAGTGGTCGGGGAGCGGGCCGCGCGAAGGCGAGCTGGCGCTGGTCAGCGGCCACCCGGGCTCGACGGACCGCTTCATCACCCTGGCGCAGCTGGAATTCCTGCGCGATGTCAGCTATCCGCGCACACTGCGCAACCTGAGCGCGATCATCCAGGCTCTGAAGGACTACGGCTCGAAGAGCGAAGAAAACCACCGGGTGGCCCGGGACAAGCTGTTCGGCGCAGAGAACTCGTTCAAGGTTCGGGACGGGGAGCTGAAGGGCATGCGCGAGCCCTGGCTCATGGAGGCCAAGCGGCGCAGCGAGGAGCAGTTCCGCGCCGCTGTTGCGGCGAATGCGAAGGCGAAGGACGAACTCGGCGATGCGTTCGAGCAGGTGGCGGCGGCGTACGGGAAGTGGCGCCCGCGCTCGGCGGAGTATCTGCTGGAGAGCGGGGCGGCTCTTTGCGACATGTTCAGTTATGCGCGGAACCTCTACCGGCTGGCCGAGGAGCGCGCAAAGCCGAACGCCGAGCGGCTGCGCGAGTACAGCGACGCGGCGCTGCCGTCTCTGGAGCTGAGGCTGTTTGCGCAGACGCCGATTACGCCGGATCTGGAAGCCCTGATGCTGCAGAAGTGGTTCGAGCTGCTGAGCGCGGAGCTGGGCGCATCGCATCCGGTGGTGCGCCAGATTCTCGATGGCAGAACGGCTGCCGAAGCGGCGCGCGGATATGTGTTCAGCTCGAAGCTGAACGACGTGAACGAGCGCAAGAGGCTGGCCGCCGATCCGGCTGCCGTGCGGAAGTCCGATGACGGAATGATCCGGCTGGTGCGCATGATCGACCCGGCTGCGCGGGCGATCCGCAAGGTCTTCGACGAGGAGTTCGACCCGGTGCTGCGCGATGCCTCCTCGCGGATTGCGCGGGCGCGGTTCACGCTGTACGGGACGTCGGTCTATCCGGATGCGACCGGCTCGCTGCGGCTGTCTTTCGGCGCCGTGCAGGGCTACCGGAACGCGCAGGGACAGCCGGTGCGGTGGGCGACCGACTTTGACGGACTGTACCGCCGCGCGACGGGCGAGGCCCCGTACAGGCTGCCGGCGAAATGGCTGGAGCGCAAGTCCGCGCTGAAGCTGAAGACGCCATTCAACTTCGTCTCCACGGCGGACATCATCGGCGGCAATTCAGGCTCCCCGACGGTGAACACCCGCGGCGAAGTGATCGGGATCGTGTTCGACTCCAATTACGAAGCCATGCACAACCGCTTCGTGTACGGGATGGACCGCGGCGAGCGGTGCGTCCATGTGGCCTCGAACGGCATCATCGAGGCGCTGCGGGCGGTCTACGGCGCGACGCGGGTGCTGGAGGAGCTGGGCTTCGCGAAAACGGCGAAGTAG
- the ilvE gene encoding branched chain amino acid aminotransferase, translating to MIHPYFLLSGQIRRADEALFRAGQVGLFAGWGVFSTIRVMDGVLFAFERHWARMRKDADLLRVPFPWAPEELEAELLRLVEANQAYDAALRVLVMRNRGTLWEGPGFDRDFDLVAFTAPRTRWGASARLGIVPQARHAEGPFSGVKSASWAMNLVWHEEAHVQGLDEMILLNERGEVSECTSANVFAVYGNEAVTPPLSSGCLPGITRELLLEVIEVPGIRVSERTLTLEDLEKADGLFITSTTRDVLPVAAVEGLSIRTDWSVAERLGAAFLEYQKQAVSRARQRAARA from the coding sequence GTGATTCATCCGTACTTCCTGCTTTCCGGTCAGATCCGCCGCGCGGATGAGGCGCTGTTCCGTGCGGGCCAGGTGGGTCTGTTCGCGGGTTGGGGCGTGTTTTCGACGATCCGCGTGATGGACGGAGTGCTGTTCGCGTTCGAGCGGCACTGGGCGCGCATGCGGAAAGACGCCGATCTGCTGCGGGTTCCCTTCCCCTGGGCGCCCGAGGAGCTGGAGGCCGAGCTGCTGCGGCTGGTCGAAGCGAACCAGGCCTACGATGCCGCTCTGCGCGTGCTGGTGATGCGCAACCGCGGCACGCTGTGGGAGGGACCGGGGTTCGACCGGGATTTCGATCTGGTGGCGTTTACGGCGCCGCGGACCCGGTGGGGCGCATCGGCGCGGCTCGGCATCGTCCCGCAGGCCAGGCACGCAGAAGGGCCGTTCTCCGGCGTGAAGTCAGCTTCCTGGGCCATGAACCTCGTGTGGCATGAAGAAGCGCACGTGCAGGGACTGGACGAGATGATCCTGCTCAACGAGCGCGGCGAGGTGAGCGAGTGCACGTCGGCCAACGTGTTCGCCGTCTATGGCAATGAAGCAGTGACTCCACCCCTGAGTTCCGGCTGCCTGCCGGGCATCACGCGGGAGTTGCTGCTGGAAGTGATCGAGGTTCCGGGCATCCGCGTCTCCGAGCGCACGCTGACGCTGGAAGATCTGGAAAAAGCCGACGGGCTGTTCATCACCTCCACGACGCGCGATGTTCTGCCGGTGGCGGCGGTGGAGGGGCTCAGCATCCGCACGGACTGGAGCGTGGCGGAGCGGCTGGGGGCGGCGTTTCTCGAGTATCAGAAGCAGGCGGTGAGCCGGGCGCGGCAGCGGGCGGCGCGGGCGTAG
- a CDS encoding tetracycline resistance MFS efflux pump, translating into MIAPARAPPSCDDGDVQASRPAPRGALGAIFLIVFLDLMGAGILVPVIPFVVQPYRSDALTVGLLALAFSAAQFAAAPLLGAWSDRRGRRPVLLACLLGTAASYFLFGAAWSLAVLFAARLLSGFAGGSITTAQAYIADISEPRDRARNFGLIGAAFGLGFILGPAMGGALSRISLSAPAYASGVLSLVTFAVAAVTLKETLPPEHRKAHEIRWRDLDPMQQIGGALRRAEFRELMLATFALNFAMAGLQTNFPVFTHARFGLDASGNAILFAFLGLMAAFTQGYLLRRLTRRVSEAALAVWGACLFAGGFAAAAVAHAVWLLYAAVALTALGFGLANPALTGLISRRAGAGEQGALLGTAQSASSLTRVVGPVWAGAVFDHLSNGAPYWSGVLFSLVAAYWAYHATHSGARPAREETPVPR; encoded by the coding sequence GTGATCGCCCCTGCCAGAGCGCCGCCTTCATGCGACGATGGAGATGTGCAGGCAAGCCGGCCGGCGCCGCGCGGAGCGCTGGGAGCGATCTTCCTCATTGTTTTCCTCGACCTGATGGGCGCGGGCATTCTCGTGCCTGTCATCCCGTTTGTCGTCCAGCCTTACCGCAGCGACGCGCTCACCGTGGGCCTGCTGGCGCTGGCCTTTTCCGCCGCCCAGTTCGCCGCGGCCCCGCTGCTGGGCGCCTGGTCGGACCGCCGCGGGCGCAGGCCCGTTCTGCTGGCCTGCCTGCTGGGCACAGCGGCCAGCTATTTCCTGTTCGGCGCGGCATGGTCTCTCGCCGTGCTGTTCGCCGCGCGCCTGCTGTCGGGGTTCGCCGGCGGTTCGATCACAACGGCGCAAGCCTACATCGCTGACATCAGCGAACCGCGGGACCGCGCCAGGAACTTCGGCCTCATCGGAGCGGCGTTCGGTCTCGGCTTTATTCTCGGCCCCGCTATGGGCGGCGCGTTGAGCAGGATCAGCCTGTCTGCGCCGGCATACGCTTCCGGCGTGCTGTCGCTGGTGACGTTTGCGGTGGCGGCGGTCACGCTGAAGGAGACGCTTCCTCCCGAGCACAGAAAAGCCCACGAGATCCGCTGGCGCGACCTCGACCCCATGCAGCAGATCGGCGGCGCGCTGCGGCGGGCTGAGTTCCGCGAGCTGATGCTGGCGACCTTCGCGCTCAACTTCGCGATGGCAGGGCTGCAGACGAACTTTCCCGTGTTCACCCATGCGCGCTTCGGGCTGGACGCTTCGGGCAACGCCATTCTGTTCGCGTTTCTCGGCCTGATGGCGGCGTTCACGCAGGGCTATCTGCTCCGCCGGCTGACGCGGCGCGTGAGCGAGGCGGCGCTGGCCGTCTGGGGCGCGTGCCTGTTCGCGGGCGGCTTCGCCGCGGCTGCAGTGGCGCACGCCGTCTGGCTGCTGTACGCGGCTGTGGCGCTGACCGCTCTGGGGTTCGGGCTGGCGAACCCCGCTCTCACAGGGCTCATCTCGCGCCGCGCCGGCGCCGGCGAGCAGGGCGCGCTGCTCGGCACGGCGCAGTCCGCCTCCAGCCTGACGCGCGTCGTGGGCCCCGTCTGGGCGGGCGCCGTTTTCGACCACCTCAGCAACGGCGCTCCCTATTGGAGCGGCGTGCTGTTCTCGCTGGTGGCGGCGTACTGGGCGTACCACGCGACGCACAGCGGCGCCCGGCCGGCGCGCGAGGAGACTCCTGTGCCCAGATAG
- the yagR gene encoding oxidoreductase, which produces MPEYRWPEMSKRKVMGKRLNRLDGIEKASGRAKYCSDLNKPGMLHGATLVCPYAHARVKSIDTSAAEKHPGVVGVRVVAPAGTEIQWAHWEVAFVAAETELAAKDALKKIKVEYEVLPHVVHEADLNKVQSRAKAAGEQIEGDPDQALKEAAVVSEGLYGIPVLEHCCLEPHGQVVSWTPDNKVEYNPSTQAVTSIRGDMARALNVPAANVHVHQDHIGGGFGSKFQPDRWGVEAAHLSKMAGGRPVKLFLERNVEQVIAGCRPSAFARIKLAANKEGKITLWESNSWATGGFTGGGSPPIPYVYTRIPNQRKNHSAVSTNTAPIRAWRAPNHQQASYLTCAAMEDLAAKMKMDPLELFLKNVDLTARPDTYERQLKKAAEMAEWKKLWHPRGDSGRGPLKRGLGIGVNTWGGAGHDSTARCNIHPDGTVEVELGSQDLGTGTRTIIAQVAAESLGLQVNDIRVKIGDTNYPPSGTSGGSTTVGGVSTSTRKATLNALEKLFEEVAPALGAPASELEAVDGKIQVKGNPAKSLAWKAACAKLGVKTISETGQNIPRDAPKEGLNTGGVGGVQIADVTVDVETGIVRMNRIVAVQDCGTVINPKTAESQIYGAIIMSICGALMEERIMDAVTGRMLNNEMEFYKLAGIKDIGEILVHLELDEANDRRGVIGLGEPPAVGGIAAIANAVANAIGVRVPYVPMTPMNVLNALSGRMS; this is translated from the coding sequence ATGCCTGAGTACCGCTGGCCTGAAATGTCGAAGCGGAAGGTGATGGGCAAGCGCCTGAACCGCCTCGACGGCATTGAAAAAGCCTCCGGGCGCGCCAAGTATTGCTCGGACCTCAACAAGCCCGGCATGCTCCACGGCGCCACGCTCGTCTGCCCCTACGCCCATGCGCGCGTCAAGTCGATTGATACGAGCGCTGCGGAGAAGCATCCCGGCGTCGTCGGCGTGCGCGTCGTCGCTCCTGCGGGCACGGAAATTCAGTGGGCCCACTGGGAAGTGGCCTTTGTCGCCGCAGAAACTGAGCTGGCTGCCAAAGACGCCCTGAAGAAAATCAAGGTCGAGTACGAGGTGCTCCCGCACGTCGTCCACGAAGCCGACCTGAATAAAGTCCAGTCCCGCGCCAAGGCCGCCGGCGAACAGATCGAAGGCGACCCCGATCAGGCGCTGAAGGAAGCCGCCGTGGTGAGCGAAGGCCTGTACGGCATCCCGGTGCTCGAGCACTGCTGCCTTGAGCCGCACGGCCAGGTTGTTTCCTGGACGCCTGACAACAAGGTCGAATACAACCCGTCCACCCAGGCCGTTACGAGCATCCGCGGCGACATGGCCCGCGCTCTCAATGTGCCCGCCGCCAACGTGCATGTCCATCAGGACCACATCGGCGGCGGCTTCGGGTCGAAGTTCCAGCCCGACCGCTGGGGCGTGGAAGCGGCGCACCTGTCGAAGATGGCCGGCGGCCGTCCGGTGAAGCTCTTCCTCGAGCGCAATGTCGAGCAGGTGATCGCCGGCTGCCGTCCCTCGGCCTTCGCGCGCATCAAGCTCGCTGCCAACAAGGAGGGCAAGATCACGCTGTGGGAGAGCAACAGCTGGGCCACCGGCGGATTCACCGGCGGCGGAAGCCCGCCCATCCCGTACGTGTATACCCGCATCCCCAACCAGCGAAAGAACCACAGCGCGGTCAGCACCAACACGGCTCCCATCCGCGCGTGGCGCGCGCCTAACCACCAGCAGGCGTCCTATCTCACCTGCGCGGCCATGGAAGACCTGGCCGCGAAGATGAAGATGGATCCGCTGGAGCTGTTCCTCAAGAACGTCGATCTCACCGCGCGCCCGGACACCTATGAGCGGCAACTGAAGAAGGCCGCCGAGATGGCCGAGTGGAAGAAGCTCTGGCACCCGCGCGGAGATTCCGGCCGCGGACCGCTGAAGCGGGGCCTCGGCATCGGCGTCAACACCTGGGGCGGCGCCGGCCACGACTCAACCGCCCGCTGCAACATCCACCCGGACGGCACCGTGGAAGTCGAGCTCGGCTCTCAGGACCTCGGCACCGGCACGCGCACCATCATCGCGCAGGTCGCCGCCGAGAGCCTCGGCCTTCAGGTGAATGACATCCGTGTCAAGATCGGCGACACCAACTACCCGCCCTCCGGCACCTCCGGCGGCTCCACCACCGTCGGCGGCGTCAGCACGTCCACGCGCAAGGCCACGTTGAATGCTCTGGAGAAGCTCTTCGAGGAAGTGGCCCCCGCGCTCGGCGCGCCCGCCTCGGAACTCGAAGCGGTCGACGGCAAGATCCAGGTGAAGGGAAACCCGGCCAAGAGCCTCGCCTGGAAAGCCGCCTGCGCCAAGCTCGGCGTCAAGACCATCAGCGAGACTGGCCAGAACATCCCGCGCGATGCGCCGAAGGAGGGCCTCAACACCGGCGGCGTCGGCGGCGTCCAGATCGCCGACGTGACCGTCGACGTGGAAACCGGCATCGTGAGGATGAACCGCATCGTCGCCGTTCAGGACTGCGGCACGGTCATCAACCCCAAGACCGCCGAGAGCCAGATTTACGGCGCCATCATCATGTCCATCTGCGGCGCGTTGATGGAAGAGCGCATCATGGATGCCGTCACCGGCCGCATGCTCAACAACGAGATGGAGTTCTACAAGCTCGCCGGCATCAAGGACATCGGTGAGATCCTGGTCCATCTCGAACTCGATGAGGCCAACGACAGGCGCGGCGTCATCGGCCTGGGCGAACCGCCCGCCGTCGGCGGCATCGCCGCCATCGCCAACGCCGTGGCCAACGCCATCGGCGTGCGCGTGCCGTATGTGCCGATGACTCCGATGAACGTGCTCAATGCTCTGAGCGGGAGGATGAGCTGA
- a CDS encoding O-methyltransferase: MRSAAFCALWLAPVFPSASGQTMPPLSFSELQAKMRGFQESRILLTAVELDLFTAVGAGATAQEAARRASTHPRATEILLNALVAIGALSKRDGRFFNTPATQQYLVAGSPDFARPALMHTVRLFDPWATLTECVRRGTAVREPGVEAQDPQWTESFIEAMHWRAQNDAAELARIGRAQDVNRMLDVGGGSGVYSIAFAKANPQLRAEILDLEPVTRIAQRHIRAEGLEDRVVTRVGDLKKDEFGSGYDLILLSAICHMLDAQENLDLLRRCFRALAPGGRVLIRDFILEPDKTSPPHAAIFSVNMLVNTKGGANYTEEEYASWLREAGFSGIRRESGGLIIGRKAAQ; encoded by the coding sequence ATGCGATCCGCCGCTTTCTGCGCGCTCTGGCTCGCGCCGGTATTCCCTTCCGCCTCGGGCCAAACCATGCCACCCCTCTCTTTCTCCGAATTACAGGCCAAAATGCGCGGCTTCCAGGAAAGCCGCATCCTCCTCACCGCCGTCGAACTGGACCTCTTCACCGCCGTAGGCGCCGGCGCCACCGCGCAGGAAGCAGCCCGCAGGGCGTCCACGCATCCCCGCGCGACGGAAATTCTGCTGAACGCTCTCGTGGCCATCGGCGCGCTCTCGAAAAGAGACGGCCGCTTCTTCAACACCCCTGCCACGCAACAGTACCTCGTTGCGGGCAGTCCGGATTTCGCCCGCCCCGCCCTCATGCACACCGTGCGCCTGTTCGACCCCTGGGCCACGCTCACTGAATGCGTCCGCAGGGGCACGGCCGTCCGCGAGCCCGGCGTGGAGGCGCAGGATCCGCAATGGACCGAAAGCTTCATCGAAGCCATGCACTGGCGCGCGCAGAACGACGCCGCGGAGCTTGCCCGCATCGGCCGCGCTCAGGACGTGAACAGAATGCTCGACGTCGGAGGCGGTTCCGGCGTCTACTCCATCGCCTTTGCCAAAGCCAACCCGCAGCTCCGCGCGGAAATCCTCGACCTCGAGCCCGTCACCCGCATCGCGCAGCGCCACATCCGCGCGGAAGGGCTGGAAGACCGCGTCGTCACGCGTGTGGGCGATCTCAAGAAGGACGAGTTCGGCTCCGGCTACGATCTCATCCTGCTCTCCGCCATCTGCCACATGCTGGACGCGCAGGAGAACCTCGATCTCCTGCGCCGCTGTTTCCGCGCCCTCGCGCCCGGCGGCCGCGTCCTGATCCGCGACTTCATTCTCGAGCCTGACAAAACCTCGCCCCCGCACGCCGCCATCTTCTCCGTGAACATGCTGGTCAACACGAAAGGCGGCGCCAATTACACCGAAGAGGAATATGCCTCCTGGCTGCGCGAGGCGGGCTTTTCCGGAATCAGACGCGAATCGGGCGGCCTGATTATTGGCCGCAAAGCCGCCCAGTGA
- the dinP gene encoding DNA polymerase IV has product MAARRPRAFHAVKTIFHVDMDAFFVSVEELFDPGLKGKPVVVGGQKDERGVVAAASYEARKYGVHSAMPLRTAAKLCPHAIFLDGHPERYREYSHRVHEILLEFTPQVSMASIDEAYLDMTGTERLWGPPLRAATLLHDRIGQRTGLNCSIGAATSKMLAKICSDFAKPNGIAWVPPGMEAAFLAPLDVSRIPGVGRVTAERLREIGVRRIGDLARLDEDFLLRRFGQWGLALAGKARGADAGAWFEGEIGAYEDPKSISHEHTFSEDVRDPALLEATLARQAEKVGRRLREHRLFARTVELKLRYSDFTTLSRSKTLPEATDVDADLIAVSRELFRRTWKSGAPVRLIGMGVSGLDEAQGQVSLLEAERRERARQALAAADRIRDRFGEKSVQLAAGMTSEDREKVHENPAGLPGKGPRAPRKPA; this is encoded by the coding sequence ATGGCCGCGCGTCGTCCGCGCGCGTTTCACGCCGTGAAAACCATCTTCCACGTCGACATGGACGCTTTCTTCGTCTCGGTCGAAGAACTCTTCGACCCCGGCCTGAAGGGCAAGCCTGTCGTCGTCGGCGGGCAGAAAGACGAGCGCGGCGTCGTGGCAGCCGCATCCTACGAAGCCCGCAAGTACGGCGTGCACTCGGCCATGCCGCTGCGGACGGCAGCGAAGCTCTGCCCGCACGCCATCTTCCTGGACGGCCACCCGGAACGCTACCGCGAGTATTCGCACCGGGTGCACGAGATCCTGCTGGAGTTCACGCCGCAGGTTTCGATGGCGAGCATCGACGAAGCCTATCTGGACATGACCGGAACGGAACGGCTGTGGGGTCCGCCGCTGCGCGCCGCCACGCTGCTGCACGACCGCATCGGCCAGCGCACGGGACTCAACTGCTCGATCGGTGCGGCCACGTCGAAGATGCTGGCCAAGATCTGCTCGGACTTCGCCAAGCCGAACGGCATCGCGTGGGTGCCGCCGGGCATGGAAGCCGCGTTTCTGGCGCCGCTCGACGTCAGCCGCATCCCCGGCGTGGGGCGTGTGACCGCGGAGCGGCTGCGGGAGATCGGCGTGCGCCGGATCGGCGATCTGGCGCGGCTCGACGAGGACTTCCTGCTGCGCCGATTCGGGCAGTGGGGCCTGGCGCTGGCGGGCAAGGCGCGCGGCGCGGACGCGGGCGCTTGGTTCGAGGGCGAAATCGGCGCATACGAGGATCCGAAGAGCATCTCGCACGAACACACGTTCTCTGAAGACGTGCGTGATCCGGCGCTGCTGGAAGCCACGCTGGCGCGGCAGGCCGAGAAAGTCGGGCGCCGTCTGCGCGAGCACCGCCTGTTCGCGCGCACCGTCGAGCTGAAGCTGCGCTATTCCGACTTCACGACGCTCAGCCGTTCGAAGACTCTGCCCGAAGCCACGGATGTGGACGCGGATCTGATCGCCGTTTCGCGGGAGCTGTTCCGCCGGACGTGGAAGAGCGGCGCGCCCGTGCGGCTGATCGGCATGGGCGTCTCGGGGCTGGATGAGGCCCAGGGCCAGGTGTCGCTGCTGGAGGCGGAGCGCAGAGAGCGCGCGCGGCAGGCGCTGGCCGCGGCAGACCGCATCCGGGACCGCTTTGGGGAAAAGAGCGTTCAGCTGGCCGCGGGCATGACCTCCGAGGACCGCGAGAAGGTGCACGAAAACCCCGCCGGGCTTCCGGGCAAGGGCCCGCGCGCGCCGCGCAAACCCGCGTGA
- a CDS encoding peptidase U61, with translation MNRRSFLAAVPAGAAMAQAQPGLIKPRVLRPGDTVGLVTPSTYVSDPDRLWLAQKTVEALGLRCKMGRFVGRREGYLGGTIRERVEDLHAMFADPEVKGVFCVRGGYGTAMLLDSLDYGLIRRNPKVFLGYSDITALHLGIHRMTGLVTFHGPVVLSGLSDWTLEHFRRALFETKPLGRLSNPPEPRPIRPRHPWRTVRPGKARGPLIGGNLTLISTTLGTPYEIQTEGKILFLEDVGEEPYSIDRMLTHLRLAGKFRGIRGLVWGECAACRPREFQPGFESTFSTGEVVQNILGALDVPVLTGLVIGHTDDQLTLPLGVEAELDADAGTLTIPESALTE, from the coding sequence ATGAACCGCAGGAGCTTTCTGGCGGCGGTCCCGGCGGGCGCGGCGATGGCGCAGGCGCAGCCGGGGCTGATCAAGCCGCGGGTGCTGAGACCGGGCGATACGGTGGGGCTGGTGACGCCGTCCACCTACGTCTCCGATCCGGACCGGCTGTGGCTGGCGCAGAAGACGGTGGAGGCGCTGGGGCTGCGCTGCAAGATGGGCCGCTTTGTAGGGCGGCGCGAAGGGTATCTGGGCGGGACGATCCGCGAGCGGGTGGAGGACCTGCACGCGATGTTCGCCGATCCGGAGGTGAAGGGCGTATTCTGCGTGCGGGGCGGCTACGGGACGGCGATGCTGCTCGACTCGCTCGACTACGGGTTGATCCGGAGGAATCCGAAAGTGTTCCTCGGCTACTCCGACATCACGGCGCTGCATCTCGGCATCCACAGGATGACGGGATTGGTGACGTTCCACGGCCCCGTGGTACTGAGCGGGCTGAGCGACTGGACGCTGGAACATTTCCGGCGGGCGCTGTTTGAAACAAAACCGTTGGGACGGCTGTCGAACCCGCCCGAGCCGCGTCCCATCCGCCCGCGCCATCCATGGCGGACGGTGCGGCCGGGCAAGGCGCGGGGGCCGCTGATTGGCGGAAACCTGACGCTCATTTCGACCACGCTGGGCACGCCGTACGAGATCCAGACCGAGGGCAAGATCCTGTTTCTCGAGGACGTCGGCGAAGAGCCCTACTCGATTGACCGGATGCTGACGCACCTGCGGTTGGCCGGAAAGTTCCGCGGCATCCGGGGGCTGGTGTGGGGCGAGTGCGCCGCATGCCGCCCGCGCGAGTTTCAGCCGGGGTTCGAGTCGACGTTTTCCACGGGCGAGGTAGTGCAGAACATTCTCGGCGCGCTGGACGTGCCGGTGCTCACCGGACTGGTGATCGGGCATACGGACGATCAACTGACGCTGCCTCTGGGAGTGGAAGCCGAGCTGGACGCCGATGCGGGGACGCTGACGATTCCCGAGTCCGCTCTGACGGAGTGA